CTGAATATTCTTAGGAATGCTTTCAAGGAAAAAACAAAAGATCATATAAAAACAAAAAAAAGAACCAACCTTAGGCTTCTTGGATTGGTTGGTGGCTTTATAGATTCATTCGCCGGAGGCGGTTGGGGGCCGTTGGTTACAGGAACCCTGATCAAAGAAGGAAGAATTCCGCGTTATGTTGTAGGAAGCTCTACTGTTGCTAAGTTTCTTCTAACCCTTACCAGTGCTGTTACTTTTATTTTTACCATTGGTATCCATCATTGGAATATCGTGCTTGGACTTTTACTGGGTGGTGTTTTCACTGCTCCTTTTTCAGCAATGCTTACTTCCAGGCTTCCTACAAAGAAAATGTTTGTGGTTGTAGGAATAGTGGTTATTGCAATGAGCCTTACCACAATTATTAAATCGATAATCTAGCAACCAGGATTTTACCTATACAGAAAAAGCTCCCTCACGGGAGCTTTTTTGCTAACAATATAGATGTAATGATTACTTCCTATAAAAATCATTCCGTCCACAGATGTCCGGCAGCATACGTTTTTGCTTTTCCGGCAATGATCACCCGATCACCCTGATCCTCACAATATAACTTTCCTAATCTTTCGGAAAGCTGCATTGCAAAAAGATCTTTTTTCCCCAATCTGTCAGACCAGAAAGGAATTAATGAGCAATGAGCCGAGCCTGTTACCGGATCTTCAAGAATACTTGCCTGCGAAGTAAAATATCTTGAAACAAAATCGCTGTGGTCACCTTTTGCAGTTACAATCACGCCACCCGGGTCCAGATTGATCTTATCAAAGATTTGCCTGTCGATTTTGATGTTTCTGATATCATCTTCATTATCATATACCAGAACATAATCCCTGGATTTAAATACCTCTTTAGGCTGTATATTCAATGATTTTGAAATCAAATCCGGTAAAGAGGACGGGGAAGGCATTCTCGAAGGAAAATCAAGATAATATAGCCCATCCCTGTAGGTAACTTTTAAATCACCGCTTTTTGTTTCAAAGATAATTTCATTCCTGCTATAGTTTAAAACTGAAATCAGACAATGGGCCGTTGCCAGTGTTGCATGTCCGCATAAATCCATTTCAATTTCAGGGGTAAACCAGCGAAGATGTATTCTTGAACCGAGGTCTATAAAAAATGCTGTTTCGGCAACCGCGTTTTCCATAGCAATCTTAAGAAGAGTTTCATCCGGAAGCCATTCTTTTAATGGTACAACACATGCCGGATTTCCTCTGAAAAGCTCATCTGTAAATGCATCTATCTGATATAATTCTAATTTCATAATTACGGATATAAACTTGTTTCCTGCAAAATTAAAAATTTCTTTTCATCTTGGCATTCCAATAGGGGCAATATCCTTCAGATGGACCTTCAGGTATATTTACGCATTTATTTTTTTCGAAATATCAATCCCAAATCCCACACATCCCCGAAATAAGAACAGGGTAAGAAAAAGTAAATAAAGGGTTTGAGGCAGGTAAAGAAAATAACTCAGCCAGGTAAACGCATCCATTTCATAAACACCGGTTTCCGGCTTAATCGGGATAAGCTCTTTAGGAATTGAATTCAGATCATGTGTCAATAAGGCTACAAGAATTATGATGATCAGAACAACAGAACTTATTCTCGTCCAGAAACCCAACATTAAAAATAAGCCAAATACACACTCGCAAAAAGCTGTAAAATGAGCAGTGAACGCCGGAAAGGGAAAGCCTATACTGCTGATGGTATTGAACATATATCCCTGGAAAATAGGGTGGAATAATTTATTAAACCCTGCGATAAAAAAGAACAGCCCTATCAGGATTCTACAGATAATATAAATGGTATTGCTGTTTTTTTCAAAGTTTGATATGGTTGTTTTCATTATATTTTTTAATTCATTTTAATTAAACATTATTGAAGGCACAGAAATCCCGGCCTTGCATTTTATTGAAATCCAGATCACAGATTATGAAGGAATAAAGCAATGTGCATATATTCCGGCATATAGATCCCGGATCGTATTATTGTAAGCAATAATAAGGTCCTGTCACTATTTGATAAGACCAAAGACAATCAGAAATTAAGCTGTTATTTTTGGGGGAATCCAAATCGAATAAAAAAAAGAAGAGTAGGATGGGTCATCATATAAAAAGAACCGGTTTTTTACATCCTTTTCAAATCTACCGAATGTAAAAGATGAAAATGGTGCAGTAAACAATGATGAGAAACCTGAACAATAATTGCCATTACATTTTACAGGCGTTGTATTGTTTTCTTTGAGAATAACTTTATCACATTCTTTATGAGAAGTTTCCTTGATGTGAAAAAAGACAGTGGTCGGAGCCGTAAAAGAATTTGTACCTGACTGAATGATCAACAAATGGGTAAGCATCAAAAATATACTCAATACCTTTATATAATGCCATAAACCGATTTGTTTCACCATAAGCACTTCCTTACACCAGACAAAGGTAATAAAATATTTACGGCTGAAATTCCTTACACCCATTCACTACTGATGTGATATTTATCAATTATTATAACTGTTTTTTATTTAATAGTTTTGCACAAAGAAAAATCACACCAAAATATTAGACACCATGAAACGATGCATCCTGTCAATACTATGTTTTTTATCAAGCTATATTCTTTCGGCACAAAATGCCGACAATTCCCTTCAGGGATATTACAAAGCAAGCAGTGACGATACACTTTACAGCAGTTTTAACTTCGATGGAAACGGGAAAGTTTCGATAGGTGATATGGATTATGGAGATTATTTTACAAGAAATGACAGTTTAATTATTTATCCTGATAAAAGCATTTTCATCTTTAAAATTAAAAAAGGAAAACTGCTCGGGATTTCCAATTGGGTTGAAAAAGGTGTCTGGGTTCAGAAAAAAGACAGCTCCGAAGTCAATAACAGAAAGAGTCCTCTGGAGGCTCAAAACAAAGCCCTGCTTTTAGCAGAATACTATGATAAGACAAAAAGTCCTTCAGGTTCAGATCTGGATTTTGAAGCCCTGTTTTCAGGAAAAACCGATGAAGTGAATGAAGAACTTTGTAATAAAGGATTAGCAAAGGCCTGCATGAATCTTTTTGGACTCAAAATGATGAAGTATACTCCCGGACTTTTGACCAAACCGGAGAAAATCGCCTCAAAAAAAATACAACCTCATCCTGAATTAATTGCCCTGTCAAAGAAAATAATAAGCATGGGAGAGCCTGAAGGGTATACGGTTCTGGGAAGCTATTATTATACATTAGGATTAAAAGAAAAAGCTTTTAAAACCTGGGATGAAGGAGAAAAGAACGGAAGCTTAAAATCCGGAACCACCAAAGCCCTTATTGAATTTCAGGAAGAACTGGAAAAAGAGGCCGCAAAAGAATAATCAGTTAAAAGTCTGCCGGAATTCAAGTGGAGAAAGCGAAGTCCTGTTCTTAAACAAACGGTGAAAAGACTGCGAATGCTCAAAACCAAGATGATAGGCAATTTCCGAAACCGACATTGAAGTCGTAGACAGCAATTCTTTAGCTTTTGCAATCAGCCGGTTCTGGATATGCTGCTGTGTTGTTTGTCCCGTATGGACACGCAACATATCGCTGAGATAATTAGGACTGATGTGCAATTCGTTCGCTATAAATTGTACGGACGGAATTCCATTGATGATGAGGCTGTTATTTTTAAACTGCTCATCAAGCAGTGTTTCCAATTGCGTTAAGAGATCATTATTTACTTTCTTTCTGGTTAAAAACTGACGGTTATAAAAACGGTCACAGTATTTCAAAAGCAGGTCAATATTGGAGATCAGTAAATCCTGGGTGAAGACATCCATATTATTTTCCGTTTCCCTCCGTATATTGGCGATAATTTCCGTAACGGAATTCTCTTCTTTTTCGGAAAGGTGTAAAGCCTCATTGGCAGAATAGGAAAAATAGCCGTAATCCTTTATGGAAGAAGCAATAGGATAGCCCTGCAAAAAATCCGGGTGAATCACCAATACACTTCCTTTAACGTCAGAAAGCAGAATATCTTCAAACTGCACCACCTGATGGGGAGCAATAAAGTACATGATTCCATCTTCAAAATCATAATATTGCTGACCGTATTTGAATCTTCCCGCACAATCACTTTTAATCGCAATAACGTAAAATTCCGTTGTAATAGCACTCAGAATGGTATCCGGAGACACAGACACTTCATTAAAATCAAAAACACTGATCAATGGATTCGTAGGTTTTTTAAGCTTCAGATAATGATGCATTGCTGTAATAGAAGATACTTTTTCAGGAGTTTTCATCGTTTGTTGTTTTATAAGTTACCGTGTATTTTACTGCTCTTTTTTTATCTGTTCTATGCCCTTTCGATATGGGGTTACCTCAAAATCCGGGAATCTGCTTCTGAATTTTGAATCATCAAAAAGGTTATCATATTCATATCTGGGAAGAAGTTCCTGCAGTTCTTTTGCTTTCTCATTAAACAGGGCTCCAATCCTGAAAGCAAATTTAGGAATTGTAAAATATCTGAATTCCTGTCCATAAATTTCCGAAGCCAAAGCAATGAATTCTTTATAAGTCAGCCGATGATCATCAACAGGTAAGTGCCAGGTTTGACCATAGGCATCGGGTGTATTACCAATCAAAGCGGTAGCTCTGCTCGCATCGGGTGTCCAGATTAAGCTTCTTAACTTATCATCTCTTAAAGGAACCTTTAGTTTTTTTCCCTCTTTAATAGCATCGAAAATAAAAGCGTTGGTAATGCTCTGTGTTTTTCCGGGGCCATAGAATTCCGGAGCTCTGCAGATGACAATATCCATAGTTCCTGCTGCCATTTCTTTTAAAAGCATTTCTGCCATTTTCTTCCTTACCCTTCCTTTTCTACCCACAGGAGCAAACGGTGTTTTTTCCGTAAGAACGTTACCATTTTGAGGATACATGTAGGTATTATCAAAAAATACCAGCTTGGTTCCGTTTACTTTACAAGCCTCAATTATATTTTTTGTAATAAGGAGAAACTGTTTTTCCCAAAGATCTGAGTCCATCGGAAGCCCTAGTGTGAAATAAGCAATTTCACTTCCTTTCACCGCCTCAACCGCATTTTCTTTAACAGAGAGGTCCGCTGAAAAGACGGTATCCGTGTCATTTACTTTTTTTGCATTTCTGCTTACAATTCTGATATCGGAAGTGAAATTCCGTTTCAGCTCCCTTGCCAGTTCTTCGCCAATCTGGCCATTAGCACCTAATATTGTTTGCATAATTATGGGTATTTATTTCTGACTTATATTCCTATGCAAAATTCGGGCATAATCTGAATGAAATTGTATCCCGATCACCTGAATTTGTAACCTAATCTCTGTTCTTGCCCTACACATATTTCAATCACAGGTGTTGATCATTCTAAAGTAATGACAAATCCCAATTCCATTCCTAACCTTATTTATTCTAAGAAAAAATACCGGAAATTCCTGTACTAATCCGCATTCTTGAACGTTGTGAAGGAGGTGTATTTATGCTAAACTTGTATATTTGCCCAACAATCAAATTCATTCGAGACAAAGAGAATATTAATGATGCCAAATGATGCTTCCCATAAGCTTATCCCAATGACCGATTTTGTCATTGAGTATTATTCAAACGAAGGATACGCCGATCTTCAGACATTAAATCTGATGAAAAATTATGCTAACTTTCTGAGGCATCCCTTAACGCTTGCCCTGTTTGTTCCTGTAGATCCAAATGGGAATGTCTTGAAGGAACCTAAAAACTATTCTTCCTGGAAATCGCTTAAGCACAATGAAGTTCTTTCCGATGATACTCCTGCTGTAAGCGGATTTGAAGAATACAATGTCTATAAGAAAGCCGAACAAAACTGCTTTTTTGAAGGCTTTAAAGTGGCCTACAATGGGTATTCGGTCGTACGCATTACAGCATCCTATGATGAATCGATAGAATTATCTTTCAATAAAAATGATTCAAAATTTCAAACGTTTACGGATATTGAATCCCTCACTGTTTTTGATGAAATCTACTTGAGCCCTACGGCATTAAAAATGATTGGAATCAAAAAGAAATAATAGGGCAGAGATCACTGTTGGCAAATATCAGGAAACGGTTACTCCAAAAAGATGTCCTATCAGTGCCGTTATCCCCATGGCAGCAGTTCCCCAGAAACAAATCCTTATCACAGCAATTCCGATTTTTGAACCTCCTGTTTTTGCAGAAACAGCTCCCAAAATCATCAGAAAAATAATGGAAAAGCCATATTGAAAATAAACCATCTGATCAATAGGAGCTAAAAGAGATACAAGAAAGGGAAGCATGGCGCCCACAGCAAATGATGCCAACGAAGCAATGGCAGCCTGCAATGGCCTGGCCTGGCTGATCTCATTAATTCCTAATTCATCCCGGGCATGGGCTTCCAGGGCATTGTGCTCACTTAATTCAACGGCAACTTGCATTGCTGTTTTCTTACTCACCCCTCTTTCTTCGTATATTTTGGCAAGTTCTTTAAGTTCCATTTCAGGCATTTCTTCCAACTCCCTTTTCTCACGCAGAAGATCAGCTTTCTCGGTATCCTCCTGTGAACTCACCGATACGTATTCACCTGCAGCCATGGACAAGGCACCGGCGATCATCCCGGCTAATGCAGCCAGAATGATCGTGTTACGCTGTGATTCTGCAGCGGCAACTCCTATAACAATGCTTGTTGTAGATAATAAACCGTCATTGGCTCCCAAAACGGCTGCCCGCAGCCAACCAACCCTGTTTACATAATGTTTTTCCTGTTGATGATGCATACACGAATGAATAAATGGTTATTCTCATCTTAAATATAAGGAAATAATACCGTATTCTACTTTTGTAAAAGTAAAAAGACAATGCTAAACGCCATTTTAACAATTTATCATTTCGAAAAAAATATTTATAATCTCTAATCAACAGTACATGCACCTCGTGGGGTCAAACATTTGTTTAGAAATTTATTGTTTTACAGGAGCGAGCTGTAACAATAATACAACATTAAAATAACGCAACGCTACAACCAGGATCTATAAATAAATATTTATTCCGGAAAAAAAGCCCCCTAATATCCGTTAAAATGCATTCAGAAAGGGTGTTTTCACAAAAACGATATCCTTACTAAACACCCGATATATTAATCGAATATTAAATTATAAGAATATTTAATTATTTTTTTCAAAAAAAATTTGTCATATTATAATTTTTCATATCTTAGTGATGTATTAATCATAAAAAATTATATCATGAAAAATTTAAAAAAATTAGACAGAGAGCAATTGAAAACTATTTCAGGAGATGGATTCCTTGATCCAATCTTAGGATTAGTAGGTGGTGTATTAGGAGGTGTTGGAACTATCGTTGGCGGTACTATCGGTGCTGTTGGTGGTGCAGTTGGAGGAACTGTTGTTCAAGTGATCAAAAATCTTGAAAACGGACTTTGCCAGGTGCAGTGCGGAATCAACAACGTAGTACACATTACTGTTGTTAGCTGTGGAGCAAACACTTGCAACTAATAAAAAATTAAAGACTAATAACCGCTCCGAAAAGGGCGGTTTTTTTATGCTCAGAAATAAGCAATACAAATCTTGGTCACATTAATCAGCGGGTATAGAACCGGAGATTTACGGACAAACTTTTATTTTAAAAATGGATAGGTAAAAAACAGAATATGAATGATATTCAATAAAAAATGACTCAATATATTCACCAGTATATTGTTTGATCTCTGGTAAATTAAACCATACATAATCCCGGCTATTGCAGCATACAGAACATACAATATTCCACCCGCCCAATGCAACGCTCCAAAGCTTAATCCGGCAATAACAACAGCAATTATCTGACTGTTTTTAATATTCAGCAAAGACAAATGCCTTTGAAAGAAACCTCTGAACAAAACCTCTTCGGCCATGACAACAAACAATACATTATTCAAAGCCCATACAAAGAAATACTGATGAAATTTAATATCAATTCTTACAAAACTAAATAATAGTGTGAGTCCCATCAGCAAAAGAATGGTCATCAAAATCAGGGACCAGCTTTTCTTCAGAGCGGACCTGAAATCCTTCGCAGGGGGTACTACAAATAACAACAGGGTAAGTCCTGCCAACGTTTTATCTATATTAAAGTACATTGTGAAAGGAACACCATCTTTTGAAACCTGTATTTTGTCGAAAATGAGCACATTATTAAACCCCGGCAACAGATGCTGAAAAATAATAATCGAAACAGCCAGAATTACCAGTGCCAAAGTATGATATAAAAACCTGCTGTATTTCAGGTTCTTTTCCAGAACAGTATACAGATAGACCAAAGCTGCAAACAACGTTATAATTAAAAATCCTGTAACAGATATAAGCTGAGTGAAGAGGCTCATCATCAAAACAGAAAATAATACTCCTGTTTTGATGAATTCTTTTCTTTCCATATGGTTGATGATACTTTAATTAAACTGATAACTGCTTGGTTTCTGAAATGTAAAAATAATAATAAAAAAGCCAATTAAGAATTTTCTGTTGGAACTGAATAAAAAAGCTCCTGCAAAATGCAGGAGCAATACCTATTGAGAGCTTTTTTTTGATTTATTTATTTTTTAACCAGTTTCAAACTTCCGGTTTTACCGGTACTGGATCTCCATTGAACAATATAAGTACCGCTCAAATGATTTTGAATATCAATAGGAAGCTTTTGTAAACCGGCTTCTAAATCCTTAGAATAAGCATTTATTGTTTTACCATTAATATCTGCTATGTTTATTGAAACTGTTTCCTTATCTGCAGCCGTATAATACAATTCGCTAAGTCCCATGCTTGGATTTGGAGCTATTAGTGGTGTATTTTGAGGGTTTGCTGTTTTTGAAACCGGTATACCACCTCCCGGAATGCATAGATTACATTCAAAACGGGTAATTCTCATGAGATATTTATTGGTAGCAATACAGGTAATCGCAACACCGTATCCGAATTGACCGGTATAGTAGGTCACAGGAGGAATTATAGTCTCATCTCCAACATGGGTTCCAAGCTCATAATATCCGCTTTGTAAGGATGGAGTACTAAAAGTTACATTAACATAGGTGACAGGGGCCGGGCTCCCGGGAAGAAGGTAGATCACAGGAAAATTATAATCCTTTGAGGAAACAACATCTGGAAGAAAAGTATTTGTTCTTATATTAGAACCAATTTTTATATCCAGGGTAACGTTTGTATGGGCGTGCCCTGGTACGGTTTCACCTATAAAATTGTCATCCCTGGTAAAAGTAATGTTATAGGTATCTCTTACAGGAGCAATTATCTGCGCAATTATCTGACTTTGAAAGAAAGACATAAAGGATAAA
The sequence above is drawn from the Chryseobacterium daecheongense genome and encodes:
- a CDS encoding T9SS type A sorting domain-containing protein — its product is MKKLILFLSFMSFFQSQIIAQIIAPVRDTYNITFTRDDNFIGETVPGHAHTNVTLDIKIGSNIRTNTFLPDVVSSKDYNFPVIYLLPGSPAPVTYVNVTFSTPSLQSGYYELGTHVGDETIIPPVTYYTGQFGYGVAITCIATNKYLMRITRFECNLCIPGGGIPVSKTANPQNTPLIAPNPSMGLSELYYTAADKETVSINIADINGKTINAYSKDLEAGLQKLPIDIQNHLSGTYIVQWRSSTGKTGSLKLVKK
- a CDS encoding helix-turn-helix transcriptional regulator; translation: MKTPEKVSSITAMHHYLKLKKPTNPLISVFDFNEVSVSPDTILSAITTEFYVIAIKSDCAGRFKYGQQYYDFEDGIMYFIAPHQVVQFEDILLSDVKGSVLVIHPDFLQGYPIASSIKDYGYFSYSANEALHLSEKEENSVTEIIANIRRETENNMDVFTQDLLISNIDLLLKYCDRFYNRQFLTRKKVNNDLLTQLETLLDEQFKNNSLIINGIPSVQFIANELHISPNYLSDMLRVHTGQTTQQHIQNRLIAKAKELLSTTSMSVSEIAYHLGFEHSQSFHRLFKNRTSLSPLEFRQTFN
- a CDS encoding PhzF family phenazine biosynthesis protein, yielding MKLELYQIDAFTDELFRGNPACVVPLKEWLPDETLLKIAMENAVAETAFFIDLGSRIHLRWFTPEIEMDLCGHATLATAHCLISVLNYSRNEIIFETKSGDLKVTYRDGLYYLDFPSRMPSPSSLPDLISKSLNIQPKEVFKSRDYVLVYDNEDDIRNIKIDRQIFDKINLDPGGVIVTAKGDHSDFVSRYFTSQASILEDPVTGSAHCSLIPFWSDRLGKKDLFAMQLSERLGKLYCEDQGDRVIIAGKAKTYAAGHLWTE
- a CDS encoding CPBP family intramembrane metalloprotease; its protein translation is MERKEFIKTGVLFSVLMMSLFTQLISVTGFLIITLFAALVYLYTVLEKNLKYSRFLYHTLALVILAVSIIIFQHLLPGFNNVLIFDKIQVSKDGVPFTMYFNIDKTLAGLTLLLFVVPPAKDFRSALKKSWSLILMTILLLMGLTLLFSFVRIDIKFHQYFFVWALNNVLFVVMAEEVLFRGFFQRHLSLLNIKNSQIIAVVIAGLSFGALHWAGGILYVLYAAIAGIMYGLIYQRSNNILVNILSHFLLNIIHILFFTYPFLK
- a CDS encoding DoxX family protein, with translation MKTTISNFEKNSNTIYIICRILIGLFFFIAGFNKLFHPIFQGYMFNTISSIGFPFPAFTAHFTAFCECVFGLFLMLGFWTRISSVVLIIIILVALLTHDLNSIPKELIPIKPETGVYEMDAFTWLSYFLYLPQTLYLLFLTLFLFRGCVGFGIDISKKINA
- a CDS encoding VIT family protein; this encodes MHHQQEKHYVNRVGWLRAAVLGANDGLLSTTSIVIGVAAAESQRNTIILAALAGMIAGALSMAAGEYVSVSSQEDTEKADLLREKRELEEMPEMELKELAKIYEERGVSKKTAMQVAVELSEHNALEAHARDELGINEISQARPLQAAIASLASFAVGAMLPFLVSLLAPIDQMVYFQYGFSIIFLMILGAVSAKTGGSKIGIAVIRICFWGTAAMGITALIGHLFGVTVS
- a CDS encoding NAD-dependent epimerase/dehydratase family protein, whose translation is MQTILGANGQIGEELARELKRNFTSDIRIVSRNAKKVNDTDTVFSADLSVKENAVEAVKGSEIAYFTLGLPMDSDLWEKQFLLITKNIIEACKVNGTKLVFFDNTYMYPQNGNVLTEKTPFAPVGRKGRVRKKMAEMLLKEMAAGTMDIVICRAPEFYGPGKTQSITNAFIFDAIKEGKKLKVPLRDDKLRSLIWTPDASRATALIGNTPDAYGQTWHLPVDDHRLTYKEFIALASEIYGQEFRYFTIPKFAFRIGALFNEKAKELQELLPRYEYDNLFDDSKFRSRFPDFEVTPYRKGIEQIKKEQ